A part of Aquibium oceanicum genomic DNA contains:
- a CDS encoding Hsp70 family protein yields the protein MARALGLDFGTTNTVLAVAEAAGAATQSIPFTSDAGTTDTMRTALGFMKEGRSTASLRVEAGQAAIRLFVDHPGDCRFLQSIKTFAASAAFQATIVHARKQTFEDLMETFLRRLQVYAGDGWPSDVARLVVGRPVRFAGANPDERLALERYRTALDRFGFPEVHYVYEPVAAAYWFAQSLQSDATIMVADFGGGTTDYSLIRFERHAGELRSTPVGHSGVGIAGDHFDYRMVDNLVSPEIGKGSRFRSFGKLLDLPGSYFASFGRWNQLSIFKTTREFADLKSLVRHSTEPEKLELFIDLIEYDEGYPLYQAISETKMALSEAEEAEFQFDPLGPAGRKTVRRADFETWIADDLARIEGALDEVLATTGTAANAVDKVFLTGGTSFVPAVRRIFERCFDASRIESGGELLSIAHGLALIGESGDVERWAA from the coding sequence ATGGCACGCGCGCTCGGGCTAGATTTCGGCACGACGAACACGGTCTTGGCGGTCGCAGAGGCGGCCGGCGCTGCCACGCAGTCGATCCCCTTCACCTCCGATGCCGGGACGACCGATACGATGCGCACCGCGCTGGGCTTCATGAAGGAGGGCCGCAGCACCGCGTCCCTGCGGGTGGAGGCCGGACAGGCCGCGATCCGCCTCTTCGTCGACCATCCCGGCGACTGCAGGTTCCTGCAGTCGATCAAGACCTTCGCCGCCAGCGCCGCCTTCCAGGCGACGATCGTCCACGCACGGAAGCAGACCTTCGAGGACCTGATGGAGACGTTTTTGCGCCGGCTGCAGGTCTATGCCGGCGACGGTTGGCCCTCCGACGTCGCGCGCCTCGTCGTTGGCCGCCCGGTGCGCTTCGCCGGCGCCAACCCGGACGAGCGGCTGGCGCTGGAGCGCTATCGGACGGCGCTGGATCGCTTCGGCTTTCCGGAAGTCCACTATGTGTATGAGCCGGTCGCGGCGGCATACTGGTTCGCGCAGTCGCTCCAAAGCGACGCCACGATCATGGTCGCGGATTTTGGCGGCGGCACCACCGACTACTCGCTGATCCGCTTCGAGAGGCATGCGGGAGAATTGCGCTCGACGCCAGTCGGCCACTCCGGCGTCGGCATTGCCGGCGACCACTTCGATTACCGCATGGTCGACAATCTGGTCTCGCCCGAAATCGGAAAGGGCAGCCGGTTCAGGAGCTTCGGCAAGCTTCTGGACCTCCCAGGCAGCTACTTTGCCAGCTTCGGGCGCTGGAACCAGCTGTCGATCTTCAAGACCACGCGGGAGTTCGCGGATCTGAAGAGCCTGGTGCGGCATTCCACGGAGCCGGAGAAGCTCGAATTATTCATCGACCTCATCGAGTATGACGAAGGCTATCCGCTCTACCAGGCGATCTCGGAAACCAAGATGGCCCTGTCCGAGGCGGAGGAGGCCGAGTTCCAATTCGATCCGCTCGGCCCGGCCGGCCGCAAGACCGTCAGGCGCGCGGATTTCGAGACCTGGATCGCCGACGACCTCGCACGCATCGAAGGCGCCCTCGACGAGGTTCTCGCCACAACCGGGACAGCGGCCAACGCCGTCGACAAGGTTTTCCTGACCGGCGGGACATCCTTCGTTCCGGCGGTCCGCCGCATCTTCGAGCGCTGCTTCGACGCATCTAGGATCGAGAGCGGCGGTGAGCTTCTCTCCATCGCCCACGGTCTGGCGCTGATCGGCGAAAGCGGGGATGTCGAGCGCTGGGCGGCTTGA
- a CDS encoding LutC/YkgG family protein, protein MSPRDAIMTKIRGALAGGGSDEARRSAVETRLSRPPKGIIPARGQLDDEARVELFCEMARKVTASVVRVRSHDRVPKAVGEYLRAKNLPSSIRLGDDRRLKSMPWDKHRSIEVKRGPSDGFDETGVSHAFAGVAETGTVAMTSGKENPTTINFLPEHHIVVVDAKDIAGDLESVMARVRRKFGKGEMPRTLNLITGPSRSGDIEQKIILGAHGPRAVHLIVVG, encoded by the coding sequence ATGAGCCCCCGCGACGCGATCATGACAAAGATCCGCGGCGCGCTTGCCGGAGGCGGCAGCGACGAGGCGCGCCGCAGCGCGGTCGAGACCAGGCTCTCGCGCCCGCCGAAGGGCATCATCCCCGCCCGCGGCCAACTCGACGACGAGGCGCGCGTCGAACTCTTCTGCGAAATGGCGCGAAAGGTGACCGCTTCCGTCGTACGGGTGCGATCCCACGACCGGGTGCCGAAGGCGGTCGGCGAATATCTGCGCGCGAAGAACCTGCCCTCCTCGATCCGCCTCGGCGATGACCGCCGGCTGAAGTCGATGCCCTGGGACAAGCATCGCTCGATCGAGGTGAAACGCGGGCCCTCCGACGGCTTCGACGAAACCGGCGTCAGCCATGCCTTCGCTGGCGTCGCGGAGACGGGCACGGTGGCTATGACGTCGGGAAAGGAAAACCCCACGACCATCAACTTCCTGCCCGAGCATCACATCGTCGTCGTCGATGCGAAGGACATCGCGGGCGATCTCGAAAGCGTCATGGCGCGCGTGCGCCGGAAATTCGGCAAGGGCGAGATGCCGCGCACGCTTAACCTCATCACCGGTCCGTCCCGGTCAGGCGACATCGAGCAGAAGATCATCCTGGGCGCCCACGGCCCCCGTGCTGTCCATCTGATCGTGGTGGGGTAG
- a CDS encoding sensor domain-containing diguanylate cyclase, producing the protein MSGTYKLDTFTLFAANAVCMVIMAAAFLFAGRDGHGQRYWKSWASANLVIACAILLYMFAESMLQSVFAAVPNSLLLAGFGLRWQASREFGRRHPAKLVVWGPALLIFAICMTAPLIGSRSLVYTSTNLLLTVLAIATAWEFWRDRADSLPSRYGLTGAYVFMAASFGVRTIQGFVSGETLSDYFPDDILLTTHLMLGLVYTCASGAFALSIAYERNSAKLRVSAMYDALTNLLNRGAFEELARQKLASSATSAIVVLDIDHFKQINDRYGHAAGDEALRQCAALCREAAENHHLVGRIGGEEFAIFMPDAGQEDAALLAERLRMAVDASIFRYGDRVLRLTVSLGYSWREASGDEYEKLMREADAALYRAKDAGRNRVERRIA; encoded by the coding sequence GTGAGCGGCACGTACAAGCTCGACACTTTCACGCTTTTTGCCGCCAATGCCGTCTGCATGGTCATCATGGCGGCCGCGTTTCTTTTTGCCGGCCGCGACGGACACGGACAGCGTTACTGGAAATCGTGGGCGTCCGCCAACCTCGTCATCGCCTGCGCCATCCTGCTCTACATGTTCGCGGAATCGATGTTGCAGTCGGTATTCGCCGCCGTGCCCAACAGCCTGCTCCTCGCCGGCTTCGGGCTCAGATGGCAGGCGTCGCGCGAATTCGGCAGGCGCCATCCCGCCAAACTCGTCGTGTGGGGGCCGGCGCTGCTGATATTCGCAATCTGCATGACAGCTCCGCTGATCGGTTCGCGCAGTCTGGTCTACACGAGCACCAACCTGTTGCTGACGGTGCTTGCCATCGCCACCGCGTGGGAATTCTGGCGCGACCGTGCCGATTCCCTGCCGTCCCGATACGGCCTCACCGGCGCCTACGTTTTCATGGCCGCCTCGTTCGGCGTGCGCACGATCCAGGGCTTCGTCAGCGGTGAGACACTGAGCGACTACTTCCCAGACGACATCCTGTTGACCACCCATCTGATGCTCGGCCTCGTCTACACCTGCGCCAGCGGTGCCTTCGCGCTGTCAATCGCCTATGAGCGGAATTCCGCCAAGCTGCGCGTTTCAGCCATGTACGACGCGCTGACCAACCTGCTGAACCGCGGCGCCTTCGAGGAACTCGCGCGCCAGAAACTCGCCTCGAGCGCCACCAGCGCCATCGTCGTGCTCGACATCGACCATTTCAAGCAGATCAACGACCGCTACGGCCACGCCGCCGGCGACGAAGCGCTGCGCCAGTGCGCCGCTCTGTGCCGGGAGGCGGCTGAAAATCATCATCTCGTCGGCCGCATCGGCGGCGAGGAATTCGCGATCTTCATGCCCGACGCGGGGCAGGAAGACGCAGCACTTCTGGCGGAACGACTGCGCATGGCCGTCGATGCCTCCATCTTCCGCTATGGGGACCGCGTCCTGCGCCTGACGGTCAGCCTTGGCTACAGCTGGCGCGAGGCATCGGGCGACGAATACGAAAAACTGATGCGGGAGGCGGACGCCGCGCTCTACCGCGCCAAGGATGCCGGCCGCAACCGCGTCGAACGCCGCATCGCCTGA
- a CDS encoding glutamate--cysteine ligase: MARDTTDSRPIENFDELVAHMAEGCKPKDKWRIGTEHEKFPFYVDGNAPVPYEGDRGIKALLEGMQRVLGWEPILDAGRIIGLVEPTGQGAISLEPGGQFELSGAPVETIHQTCREGNAHLAQLREIAEPLGIRFLGLGGSPKWTLAETPRMPKSRYDIMRAYMPKVGSRGLDMMYRTCTIQVNLDFGSEADMRRKMQVSLKLQPLSTALFANSPFTEGRPNGLKSWRGDIWRDTDNQRSGLLPLCFSPEFGFADYAEWALDVPMYFLIRGGRYYDCTHVTFRQFMDGALRNSVPDGFPTMGDWANHLSTLFPDVRLKRFLEMRGADGGPWRRICALPAFWVGLLYDETALDAAEALTSAWTYEDVLAQRDSVPRDGIDTSFGSGTLREVAREVLAISRLGLKNRARENREGFDETYFLSPLDEVVARGTTSADEMVTAYHTRWGGSIEPVFLEYAY, translated from the coding sequence ATGGCGCGCGACACGACCGATTCCCGTCCGATCGAGAATTTCGACGAACTCGTCGCGCACATGGCCGAGGGCTGCAAGCCGAAGGACAAGTGGCGCATCGGCACCGAGCACGAGAAATTCCCCTTCTACGTCGACGGCAATGCGCCCGTTCCTTATGAGGGCGACCGCGGCATCAAGGCGTTGCTAGAAGGCATGCAGCGCGTGCTGGGCTGGGAGCCGATTCTCGACGCCGGCCGCATCATCGGGCTGGTGGAACCCACCGGCCAGGGGGCGATCTCGCTGGAGCCCGGCGGCCAGTTCGAGCTCTCCGGCGCGCCCGTCGAGACGATCCACCAGACCTGCCGCGAGGGCAACGCGCACCTAGCGCAACTGCGCGAGATCGCCGAGCCGCTCGGCATCCGCTTCCTCGGCCTCGGCGGCAGTCCCAAGTGGACGCTGGCCGAGACGCCGCGCATGCCGAAATCGCGCTATGACATCATGAGAGCCTACATGCCCAAGGTCGGCAGCCGGGGGCTCGACATGATGTACCGCACCTGCACGATCCAGGTGAATCTCGACTTCGGGAGCGAGGCCGACATGCGCCGCAAGATGCAGGTCTCGCTGAAACTGCAGCCGCTGTCGACCGCGCTCTTCGCCAATTCGCCCTTCACCGAAGGCCGGCCGAACGGCCTGAAGTCGTGGCGCGGCGATATCTGGCGCGACACGGACAACCAGCGCTCCGGCCTGCTTCCCTTGTGCTTCTCGCCGGAGTTCGGCTTCGCCGACTATGCCGAATGGGCGCTCGACGTACCGATGTACTTCCTTATCCGTGGGGGACGGTATTACGACTGCACCCACGTTACCTTCCGCCAGTTCATGGACGGCGCGTTGCGCAACTCCGTGCCGGACGGGTTTCCCACCATGGGCGACTGGGCGAACCATCTCTCCACGCTCTTCCCAGACGTGCGCCTGAAGCGCTTCCTGGAGATGCGAGGTGCCGATGGTGGCCCCTGGCGGCGTATCTGTGCCTTGCCCGCCTTCTGGGTCGGCTTGCTCTACGACGAGACGGCGCTGGATGCGGCGGAGGCGCTGACATCGGCCTGGACCTACGAGGACGTGCTCGCGCAGCGCGATTCCGTGCCCCGCGATGGCATCGACACCTCGTTTGGTTCCGGCACGTTACGCGAGGTTGCCCGAGAGGTGCTGGCGATCTCGCGCTTGGGCCTGAAGAACCGCGCCCGAGAGAACCGCGAGGGCTTCGACGAAACCTACTTCCTGTCGCCGCTCGACGAAGTGGTCGCCCGCGGCACCACCTCCGCCGACGAGATGGTCACCGCCTACCACACGCGCTGGGGCGGCTCGATCGAGCCCGTTTTCCTGGAGTATGCGTACTGA
- a CDS encoding thioredoxin family protein, translated as MSRLLIAVLSLLLSLPVAAHATSDVELLPEPQLGDDGLHVQDWFLQSFLDIGEDLAEAQANGKGLVVVFEQSGCPYCREMHRVNLRDAAIVEQIRATFDVLQLDLRGSRAVTDTDGEELPERELARKWGVVFTPTLIFIPRDADPAGEPANTTAAAVMPGYFKPFHFASMFDYVATGAWRDRHFQDFITARAEKLREEGAEVEIWD; from the coding sequence ATGTCACGGCTGCTGATCGCGGTGCTGTCGCTTCTCCTCTCCTTGCCGGTCGCAGCCCACGCGACGTCCGACGTGGAGCTTCTCCCCGAGCCCCAGCTCGGCGACGACGGCCTCCATGTCCAAGACTGGTTCCTGCAGTCGTTCCTCGACATCGGCGAAGACCTCGCCGAGGCGCAGGCCAACGGCAAGGGGCTGGTCGTCGTGTTCGAACAGTCGGGCTGTCCCTACTGCCGCGAGATGCACCGGGTGAACCTGCGCGATGCCGCGATCGTGGAGCAGATCAGGGCGACGTTCGACGTGCTTCAACTCGACCTGCGCGGCAGCCGCGCCGTGACCGACACGGACGGCGAGGAACTGCCGGAGCGCGAGCTCGCCCGCAAATGGGGCGTGGTCTTCACGCCGACGCTTATCTTCATCCCCAGGGACGCGGATCCAGCGGGCGAGCCCGCCAACACGACGGCAGCGGCGGTGATGCCGGGTTATTTCAAGCCCTTCCACTTCGCGTCGATGTTCGACTATGTCGCGACCGGCGCCTGGCGCGACCGGCACTTTCAGGATTTCATCACCGCGCGTGCCGAGAAGCTGCGTGAGGAAGGCGCAGAGGTCGAGATCTGGGACTGA
- a CDS encoding type 1 glutamine amidotransferase, translated as MRILTIQNFDDTGLGQIGFALEEAGASVELVRAHKGERLPALEDGHDGLIVLGGGQNALADAEYPYMPQLVELMRDFAVADRAVLGVCLGAQLLARAFGADNLIGAAPEFGWQEVELTPEGAADPVLAKVPGRFPIFQWHDDTFTLPRGAVRLAGNMTAHNQAFRVARAAYGIQFHFEADRKMVRHWNSSFAAYLAERHPDWPDRFEAEAARHGPQADAAGLAIARAWVATV; from the coding sequence ATGCGCATTCTCACGATCCAGAACTTCGACGATACCGGCCTCGGCCAGATCGGCTTTGCGCTGGAAGAGGCTGGGGCAAGTGTCGAACTCGTTCGTGCGCACAAGGGAGAGAGGCTGCCAGCGCTGGAGGACGGCCATGACGGGCTGATCGTGCTCGGCGGCGGCCAGAATGCCCTGGCGGATGCGGAGTATCCCTACATGCCGCAGCTGGTCGAGCTGATGCGAGATTTCGCGGTCGCCGACCGCGCGGTGTTGGGGGTCTGCCTGGGCGCGCAGTTGCTCGCGCGCGCCTTCGGGGCGGACAACCTGATCGGCGCGGCGCCCGAATTCGGCTGGCAGGAGGTCGAGTTGACGCCGGAAGGCGCCGCCGATCCTGTGCTGGCCAAGGTGCCCGGGCGCTTCCCGATCTTCCAGTGGCACGACGATACCTTCACCTTGCCGAGAGGCGCGGTCCGGCTCGCCGGCAACATGACGGCGCACAACCAGGCTTTTCGCGTGGCGCGCGCGGCCTATGGCATCCAGTTTCATTTCGAGGCCGACCGGAAAATGGTTCGGCATTGGAACAGCAGCTTCGCCGCCTACCTCGCGGAACGCCATCCGGACTGGCCGGACCGGTTCGAAGCCGAGGCGGCGCGGCACGGGCCGCAGGCGGACGCCGCGGGCCTCGCAATTGCCCGGGCCTGGGTTGCGACCGTCTGA
- a CDS encoding LutB/LldF family L-lactate oxidation iron-sulfur protein produces MQITSPSFKQNARHALDDAQLQKALGNVRSGFIDKRQKAVDALPEFDALRDNARDIKNHTLENLDLYLEAYEKQVTAAGGHVHWAETAADARRIVLDICRMTNARTVTKGKSMITEEIELNDFLEAAGIQPIETDLGEYIIQLRGEHPSHIIAPAVHVNKDQVEADFRRVHDHLAPDRDLTEPETLLDEARRILRAKYFEADVGITGANFLVAETGSSIIVTNEGNGDLTQILPRVHVVLASIEKIVPTLNDASQILRVLARSATGQDMSVYTTLSTGPKRNGDPDGPEQYHVILLDNGRSSMLGTEFQEMLRCIRCGACMNHCPVYHAIGGHAYGWVYPGPMGAVLTPALIGVDKGGHLPNASTFCGRCEAVCPMKIPLPKMMRHWREKEFERGLNPATQRYGLGFWAWFAKRPWAYNIAVSLGIPVLGVLGGRKRRFSWLPLAGSWTRHRDLPAPETRTFRQQWRERDTLKQGAPS; encoded by the coding sequence ATGCAGATCACCTCCCCATCCTTCAAGCAAAACGCCCGACACGCGCTCGACGACGCCCAGTTGCAGAAGGCGCTTGGCAACGTGCGTAGCGGCTTCATCGACAAGCGCCAGAAGGCGGTCGACGCACTGCCCGAATTCGATGCGCTGCGCGACAATGCCCGCGACATCAAGAACCATACGCTGGAGAACCTCGACCTTTATCTCGAAGCCTACGAGAAGCAGGTGACCGCGGCCGGAGGCCATGTCCACTGGGCCGAGACGGCCGCGGACGCGCGCCGTATCGTGCTCGACATCTGCCGCATGACCAATGCCCGCACGGTGACAAAGGGCAAGTCCATGATCACCGAGGAGATCGAACTCAACGATTTCCTGGAAGCGGCCGGCATCCAGCCGATCGAGACCGACCTCGGCGAGTACATCATCCAGCTGCGCGGCGAACATCCGAGCCACATCATCGCGCCCGCCGTCCACGTCAACAAGGACCAGGTCGAGGCCGACTTCCGCCGCGTCCACGACCACCTGGCGCCCGACCGTGACCTGACCGAACCGGAGACGCTGCTCGACGAGGCACGGCGCATCCTGCGCGCCAAGTACTTCGAAGCCGATGTCGGCATCACCGGCGCCAACTTCCTCGTCGCCGAGACCGGCTCCTCCATCATCGTCACCAACGAGGGCAACGGCGATCTCACCCAGATCCTGCCGCGCGTGCATGTCGTGCTGGCATCGATCGAAAAGATCGTGCCGACACTGAACGACGCCAGCCAGATCCTGCGCGTGCTCGCGCGTTCGGCGACCGGCCAGGACATGAGCGTCTACACGACGCTGTCGACCGGACCGAAGCGAAACGGCGATCCGGACGGGCCCGAGCAGTATCACGTCATCCTGCTCGACAATGGACGCTCGTCCATGCTCGGCACAGAGTTCCAGGAGATGCTGCGCTGTATCCGCTGCGGCGCCTGCATGAACCACTGCCCGGTCTATCACGCGATCGGCGGCCACGCCTACGGCTGGGTCTATCCCGGCCCGATGGGCGCGGTGCTGACACCGGCCCTGATCGGCGTCGACAAGGGCGGGCATCTGCCGAACGCCTCTACCTTCTGCGGTCGCTGCGAAGCGGTCTGCCCGATGAAGATCCCGCTGCCCAAGATGATGCGCCACTGGCGCGAGAAGGAGTTCGAGCGAGGACTGAATCCCGCTACGCAGCGCTACGGCCTAGGATTCTGGGCTTGGTTCGCCAAGCGGCCTTGGGCGTACAATATTGCCGTCTCGCTCGGAATTCCCGTTCTCGGCGTGCTCGGCGGCAGGAAGCGCCGCTTCTCCTGGTTGCCGCTGGCCGGCAGTTGGACGAGGCACCGCGACCTTCCGGCACCGGAGACCCGTACCTTCCGCCAGCAGTGGCGCGAGCGGGATACACTCAAGCAGGGAGCGCCCTCATGA
- a CDS encoding 16S rRNA (uracil(1498)-N(3))-methyltransferase, with translation MRANYRMQRLFVTADLAQGKPFDAEQSQAHYLLNVLRMTPGSELLVFNGRDGEWLAAIGETGKKKAQIVPTAQTRAQPKLPDLLYCFAPLKQGRLDYMVQKAVEMGAGILQPVITQHTQMSTVGVERLQANALEAAEQCGILAVPVVKEAIKLERLLWEWEPGRRLIFCDEGVATNNPLEILHGVEEPRLGLLVGPEGGFSEDERHQLRGLPYVTPIPLGPRILRADTAAVAALAVVQATIGDWR, from the coding sequence ATGCGCGCGAATTACAGGATGCAGAGGCTCTTCGTCACGGCGGATCTCGCCCAGGGAAAGCCGTTCGATGCCGAACAGTCACAGGCTCACTATCTCCTGAACGTGCTCCGGATGACCCCCGGCTCCGAACTCCTCGTCTTCAACGGCCGCGACGGCGAATGGCTGGCGGCCATCGGCGAGACTGGCAAGAAGAAGGCCCAGATCGTCCCGACCGCGCAGACGCGCGCCCAGCCGAAGCTGCCCGACCTTCTCTACTGCTTCGCGCCGCTGAAACAGGGCCGCCTCGACTACATGGTGCAGAAGGCGGTGGAGATGGGCGCGGGCATCCTCCAGCCGGTGATCACCCAGCACACGCAGATGTCGACGGTCGGTGTCGAGCGCCTCCAGGCCAATGCACTGGAAGCCGCCGAACAGTGCGGCATCCTCGCCGTACCGGTGGTGAAGGAGGCGATCAAGCTGGAGCGACTTCTTTGGGAATGGGAGCCAGGCCGACGCCTGATCTTCTGCGACGAGGGCGTGGCGACAAACAACCCGCTGGAAATCCTGCACGGCGTCGAGGAGCCAAGGCTGGGGCTGCTCGTCGGTCCGGAAGGCGGCTTTTCCGAAGACGAGCGCCACCAGCTGCGGGGGCTTCCTTATGTGACGCCGATCCCGCTCGGACCGCGCATCCTGCGCGCCGACACCGCCGCCGTCGCCGCGCTCGCGGTCGTGCAGGCGACGATCGGGGACTGGCGCTAG
- a CDS encoding metallophosphoesterase: MGVHFLKAAGPEDIRVYAIGDVHGRLDLLRRLHDTIRQEIERDRPADWRIVHLGDYVDRGPDSAGVLDFLINAIASDERHIALAGNHDLGFLEFLAKPDPTGLFANFGGRETAASYGVVIAGRDRSGFVEAHGDLCRAVPREHATFLATRPPSVTLGDFFFCHAGIRPGVPLERQDLQDLVWIRKEFLDWPHLHPKVVVHGHTPHHEPQVMPNRVNLDTLAYQSGILTALVIDAGEKRLISTSGES, translated from the coding sequence TTGGGCGTTCACTTCCTGAAGGCAGCGGGGCCGGAAGACATCCGCGTCTACGCAATCGGCGACGTTCATGGGCGCCTCGACCTGCTCCGCCGCCTGCATGACACCATCCGCCAGGAGATCGAGCGCGACAGGCCCGCCGACTGGCGCATCGTGCATCTCGGCGACTACGTCGACCGTGGTCCGGATTCGGCCGGCGTGCTCGATTTCCTGATCAACGCCATTGCGTCCGACGAGCGCCACATTGCGCTGGCGGGGAACCACGATCTCGGTTTCCTCGAATTCCTTGCCAAGCCTGACCCCACGGGATTGTTCGCCAATTTCGGAGGCCGGGAGACCGCCGCATCCTATGGCGTCGTCATCGCAGGCAGGGACCGTAGCGGTTTCGTCGAAGCGCACGGGGATCTTTGCCGCGCTGTGCCGCGAGAACATGCCACTTTCCTGGCCACAAGGCCGCCCTCCGTGACATTAGGCGACTTCTTCTTCTGCCACGCGGGCATACGCCCCGGCGTTCCACTTGAACGGCAGGACCTTCAGGATCTCGTCTGGATTCGGAAAGAATTCCTGGACTGGCCGCACCTCCATCCGAAGGTCGTCGTCCACGGCCACACGCCGCACCATGAACCGCAGGTGATGCCGAACCGGGTCAACCTCGACACCCTCGCCTACCAGTCCGGAATACTGACGGCACTGGTGATAGACGCCGGGGAGAAGCGCCTTATCTCGACTTCTGGCGAAAGTTGA
- a CDS encoding DUF3616 domain-containing protein: MNFPAACLLMISFLFAGASASELIDAGEVEVPYEPPYKKKKANFEQRTNISGMFCPHANWCVAVANELRGVHRFRIVRDGENLPTLVHDAAIDIGEPPPEFLEEHGLSGALDEFDLEAVAGNDDVVLLVGSHARKRKKGIYNSGSHLVGILATSDLEKDVQVNARWVTLDALLKREDMAGGAFDKQLQCGGLNIEAATIFGDRLLIGLRSPHGTYEQLHGVLVISTELSGLENENFTNARKHLLATGQPFIGIRALETVDESVFVITGDAGTSDLEDGAARECERTSTRKFPGGRSGCASGNRTMGIGLRTSSLTFPMS; the protein is encoded by the coding sequence ATGAACTTTCCAGCCGCCTGCCTGCTGATGATATCATTCCTATTCGCGGGAGCAAGCGCCTCCGAACTGATAGATGCCGGTGAAGTCGAGGTTCCGTACGAACCTCCCTATAAAAAGAAGAAGGCCAATTTCGAGCAGAGGACCAATATCAGCGGTATGTTCTGTCCGCATGCTAACTGGTGTGTGGCAGTGGCGAACGAGTTGCGCGGGGTTCACCGTTTTAGGATCGTCCGGGATGGAGAAAATCTTCCGACCCTGGTTCATGACGCCGCCATAGACATCGGAGAGCCGCCGCCCGAATTCCTGGAGGAGCACGGGTTGTCCGGAGCGCTCGATGAGTTCGATCTGGAGGCTGTCGCTGGCAATGATGATGTTGTGCTTCTGGTCGGCTCCCATGCCAGGAAGCGGAAGAAGGGCATATACAACTCCGGCTCGCACCTGGTTGGAATCTTGGCGACATCCGACCTGGAAAAGGATGTCCAAGTTAATGCAAGGTGGGTGACCTTGGATGCTCTTCTCAAACGGGAAGACATGGCCGGGGGAGCTTTCGACAAGCAGCTCCAGTGCGGCGGATTGAACATCGAGGCAGCCACGATCTTTGGAGATCGGTTGCTGATCGGCCTTCGCTCACCACATGGGACATACGAACAGTTGCATGGCGTGTTGGTCATCTCGACTGAGCTGAGCGGCCTTGAGAACGAAAACTTTACGAATGCCCGCAAACACCTGCTTGCCACTGGCCAACCTTTTATAGGCATCCGCGCGCTGGAAACGGTGGATGAATCTGTCTTCGTCATCACGGGTGACGCAGGTACGAGCGACTTGGAAGATGGTGCGGCGCGGGAGTGCGAACGAACCTCAACAAGGAAGTTCCCGGGCGGCCGTTCAGGCTGCGCGTCTGGAAACCGGACAATGGGGATCGGTTTGAGGACTTCGTCATTGACTTTCCCGATGTCATAG
- a CDS encoding DUF937 domain-containing protein, with amino-acid sequence MLPLYDMLAAQNGQAFEALARQFGLSQQQARAAVEAVLPAFSQGLKQNASDPYGLGTFIAALSSGQHANYFDNPANAFSPAGLADGNGVLGHLFGSKDLSRAVAQQAASLTGLGEGLIRQMLPAMASMIMGGLFKQMTGQLGPGPAVQPNFGSASFGGSNPLADAMAQMMRQGADAMTGQPQRRAPEQANPMDNPFGRMMQDMFAGASGRPPEPEPAAKSPSAANPFGKMMEDWMRLAQPGGAAEEPQEERRENPSGRPRTPWDDLFGDMFETGARQRDDYQKNMEAIVDRYLRDVARNR; translated from the coding sequence ATGCTGCCGCTCTACGACATGCTCGCCGCGCAGAACGGCCAGGCTTTCGAGGCGCTGGCGCGCCAGTTCGGGCTCTCGCAGCAGCAAGCGCGCGCGGCCGTCGAGGCCGTCCTGCCGGCCTTCAGCCAGGGGCTGAAGCAGAACGCCTCCGATCCCTATGGCCTTGGGACGTTCATCGCGGCACTTTCCAGCGGTCAGCATGCGAACTATTTCGACAATCCGGCCAATGCGTTTTCTCCGGCCGGTCTCGCCGACGGCAACGGCGTTCTCGGCCATCTTTTCGGCTCGAAGGACCTGTCGCGCGCCGTCGCGCAGCAGGCGGCGTCCTTGACCGGCCTCGGCGAGGGGCTGATCCGGCAGATGTTGCCCGCCATGGCATCCATGATCATGGGCGGGCTTTTCAAGCAGATGACAGGTCAGCTCGGTCCCGGGCCGGCCGTGCAGCCCAATTTCGGCTCCGCCAGCTTCGGCGGCAGCAACCCGTTGGCGGACGCGATGGCCCAGATGATGCGGCAGGGCGCCGACGCCATGACCGGTCAGCCGCAACGGCGCGCTCCCGAACAGGCGAACCCGATGGACAATCCCTTCGGGCGGATGATGCAGGATATGTTTGCCGGCGCTTCCGGCCGGCCGCCGGAGCCCGAGCCGGCGGCAAAGAGCCCCAGCGCTGCCAATCCATTCGGCAAGATGATGGAAGACTGGATGCGCTTGGCCCAGCCGGGCGGAGCGGCGGAAGAACCCCAGGAAGAACGGCGCGAGAACCCAAGCGGCCGTCCGCGCACGCCCTGGGACGATCTTTTCGGCGACATGTTCGAGACCGGCGCCAGGCAGCGCGACGACTACCAGAAGAACATGGAGGCGATCGTCGACCGCTATCTCAGGGACGTGGCCCGCAACCGCTGA